GCTGCGCAAGCTCGGCACCAACCCGCGCTCCATCGAGCGCGCCGTCGAGATGCTCAACTGGAAGCGccacgaggaggaggaggtgcgcAAGTGCGCCGCCGAGGTCGTGTCCAAGCTCGCCGGCAAGCGCCAGAACGCGCTCCGCGTGTCGGGCATCCCCGGCGCCATCGAGTCCGTCATGTCCCTGCTCTACACCGGCAGCGGCCCGCCGACGTCCCTGGACCACCCGCTGGGGGCCGTCGCCGCGGCCGCCGTGCCAGACCGGATCTACGACTACCTGCAGTTCAACCTTCTGGGCCTGCACATACTCAAGAAGCTGGCAAGGGACCATGACAACTGCGGCAAGATCGGCAATGCCCGTGGCCTGCTCGCCAAGATTGTGGAGTTCACGCACGTGTCCCCCACTCTGCTCCTCAACCCGAGCGCCTCGGACTCCCAGGTGCGCTCCGTGAAGCGCGCGCTCCAGGTGATCAAGATGCTCGTGTACACGACGGGGGCGACGGGCAAGGCGCTCCGGCGGGACGTCGCCGAGAACGTGTTCACCGTGAGCAACCTCCGTGGGGTCCTGCAGCACGGCCACCAGCGCATGGAGCTGCAGAAGCTGGCCATGGACGTCCTCACCGGGATGGCCATGGACGAGAGGGCCAAGGAGACGATCGTCGGCACCGGGGGCGTGGTCAAGCTGCTGCTCTCGATATTCTTCAACGCCGGCGAGTGCGAGCTCGGGAACGAGGCCGGCGAGGCGCTGGCGATGCTTGCCTTGGAGAGCGAGGCGAGCTGCGCCGCCATCCTGAAGAGGGCCGACGTGCTCGATCAGCTGGCGTCCGCGTTGGACGCCCACGACGCTCGGTGTCTTAACGCCATGAGGGTGCTGCGCAACCTCTGCGCCTACTCGGGAGAGGAGCATCGAACGCGCCTGAGCACGGTGACCAAGGCCATGCCCACGGTACGACATGTCTTACTTACTTGCTTGGTCATGTTATACTAGTATTTCTGCGTGATCCTACCTAACCTAACCATGGCTGGCACAATCTTAAACCGTACTTACTTATTGGAAATGACATGTGGATGACAGACACAATTATCTATCTTTGGCATTCAGGTGCTGGGAGCCACCATGACAGGACGAGACAAGATCCTGGAAGTGTCCGTCGGACTCACGACACAGATCTGCAGGTTCGTCGACATCGAACAGTTCACCGCCGAGCTGCGCCGGGCCGGCTTGAACGAGCGCGCCTACGTGGAGCGGCTGGTCGGCATCCTGCGGCAATACAGGTACCCGGAAATCAGAGTGCCACGGATGCGGCGGTTCGTGGTGCAGCAGATTGCCTGGCTCATGACGAGCTCAACTCGCCGCGATGGCGGTGGCTTTGTGGACTTGCTCCGGGAGCTCGGGATGAGGCAGCTGCTCGAGGCCATCGCCGAGACGACGTCAGAGGTGGAGTGCTACCACGTCTTCTCTGGCAGCGTCCCTATCGGCAAGCACCGCGAGAGCTTCTCTGCCATCGTGGACACCGCGCTCCAGCTGCTCGCCGCCGGCCAAGACACTGCTGGTGCTGGTGCTGGAGGAGAAAGCGTCTCCTGAATCAAACCAAAGACTGCAGTGACGCTCCGAAGTGGGAGGAGTGAATCATGAAATGCGATTAGTTAATGGAGTTGAGCATTCTTTTCCTGGTATATACTGCAAGACACAAAACTATTTTTTGTATTGTAGAGAGTTGTATAGATCACTGGTCAATGTGATTAGAGAGTTCACTGTGCATAGTTCCAAAAATAGGATGGTGTATATAATACGTATATATAGTTCCAAAACATGACGCAGAAAACTTTCAGACCGAACAGATTAGGAGTACAGGATGACAGCCTGGTTAACAGCAGAAACTTGCAAGATCCTATCCATGTTTTATTTACCGACTTTCCGCAACTTCGGATCGGGGAAATTCATCCACATAACTTCGAGAAAACGGGCTCTGGGACCTAATCATTATTGTTTTCACGGTTTTACGACCTGAGAAGTTCATCCAAATGACTCAAGAACTGGATTCAGGAGGAGGCAGGAGTAAACTTGATGGAAACGCTGTTGACGCAGTGGCGCTCATCGGTAGGCGTCTTGAAGCCTTCTCCCTTGAAGACATGGCCCAAATGCCCGCCGCAAGATGCACATGTGATCTCTACCCTCCTACCATCAGGGTCAGGCTGAACACAAGGGAACATGGTACCATTCAGTATGTTA
The sequence above is a segment of the Aegilops tauschii subsp. strangulata cultivar AL8/78 chromosome 6, Aet v6.0, whole genome shotgun sequence genome. Coding sequences within it:
- the LOC109783325 gene encoding uncharacterized protein, whose amino-acid sequence is MKKNPPSIEIVQHRVGGGLGSGGGGSISFSEPWREMTPGSGSGHGSSSGRGGSREPPEKRLTLFALRLAVLEKAASGLGKLDFAWATVVLLGGFASDLKTIDFWCITVILVSEAARVFSRSHELEWQHHATLTSTAGSALRSSSRFFRRLAHAIAEPQTAAALGDGGDARARAALFQRQIVALMKQRTWHAPDVPLLPYTGWVFVSKKIGRLLNWLQVLSALACVALSVTRLWSSGGDFDGAKNMRPALVLFYALALLEASLFLLEKAYWTWKMSVCKLLEQVSAECELGPYGLVSLKRFFYDAYSQCIEGSIFDGIKMDLVTFAEDLILSDFLDEQLIGVRILQQLATSKGSARDTLRKLGTNPRSIERAVEMLNWKRHEEEEVRKCAAEVVSKLAGKRQNALRVSGIPGAIESVMSLLYTGSGPPTSLDHPLGAVAAAAVPDRIYDYLQFNLLGLHILKKLARDHDNCGKIGNARGLLAKIVEFTHVSPTLLLNPSASDSQVRSVKRALQVIKMLVYTTGATGKALRRDVAENVFTVSNLRGVLQHGHQRMELQKLAMDVLTGMAMDERAKETIVGTGGVVKLLLSIFFNAGECELGNEAGEALAMLALESEASCAAILKRADVLDQLASALDAHDARCLNAMRVLRNLCAYSGEEHRTRLSTVTKAMPTVLGATMTGRDKILEVSVGLTTQICRFVDIEQFTAELRRAGLNERAYVERLVGILRQYRYPEIRVPRMRRFVVQQIAWLMTSSTRRDGGGFVDLLRELGMRQLLEAIAETTSEVECYHVFSGSVPIGKHRESFSAIVDTALQLLAAGQDTAGAGAGGESVS